The following proteins are co-located in the Microtus ochrogaster isolate Prairie Vole_2 unplaced genomic scaffold, MicOch1.0 UNK87, whole genome shotgun sequence genome:
- the LOC101995431 gene encoding H-2 class I histocompatibility antigen, Q10 alpha chain-like isoform X3, with protein sequence MGAMAPRTLLLLLAAALAPTQTRAGSHSLLYFHSAVSRPGLGEPRFISVGYVDDTQFVRYDSDAENPRMEPRAPWVKQEGPEYWERETQIARSNQQTFRVNLRTALGYYNQSEGGSHTIQGMSGCDVGSDGHLLGGYRQEAYDGRDYIALNEDLTTWTAADTAAQITRRKWEQTGAAERYRAYLESRCVESLLRHLENGKDTLQRSDPPKAHVAHHPGPKGDVTLRCWALGFYPASITLIWQREEEEQTQDMELVETRPSGDGTFQKWASLVVPSGEEHKYTCHVYHEGLPEPLTLRWEPPQSTVPIMAVNAGLVLLGAVIIGAVVAVVRKRRRNPAFLLTGGKGGDYAPASGKNMDSDQSSDVSLPDCKVIVHDSCSVA encoded by the exons ATGGGGGCGATGGCGCCGCGCacgctgctcctgctgctggcgGCCGCCCTGGCCCCGACCCAGACCCGCGCGG GCTCGCACTCGCTGCTGTATTTCCACAGCGCCGTGTCCCGGCCCGGCCTCGGGGAGCCCCGGTTCATCTCTGTCGGCTACGTGGACGACACGCAGTTCGTGCGCTACGACAGCGACGCGGAGAATCCGAGGATGGAGCCGCGGGCGCCGTGGGTGAAGCAGGAGGGGCCGGAGTATtgggagagggagacacagatCGCCAGGAGCAACCAGCAGACTTTTCGGGTGAACCTGAGGACCGCGCTCGGCTACTACAACCAGAGCGAGGGAG GCTCTCACACCATCCAGGGGATGTCTGGCTGTGACGTGGGGTCAGACGGGCACCTCCTCGGTGGGTACCGTCAGGAAGCCTACGATGGCCGCGATTACATCGCCCTGAACGAGGACCTGACGACATGGACGGCGGCAGACACGGCGGCGCAGATCACCCGGCGCAAGTGGGAGCAGACCGGTGCTGCAGAGAGATACAGGGCTTACCTGGAGAGCCGGTGTGTGGAGTCTCTGCTCAGACACCTGGAGAACGGGAAGGACACACTGCAGCGCTCAG ATCCCCCAAAGGCACATGTGGCCCATCATCCTGGACCTAAAGGTGATGTCACCCTAAGGTGCTGGGCCCTGGGCTTCTACCCTGCCTCCATCACCCTGAtctggcagagggaggaagaggaacagacTCAGGACATGGAGCTGGTGGAGACCAGACCTTCTGGAgatggaaccttccagaagtggGCATCTCTGGTGGTGCCTTCTGGGGAGgagcacaaatacacatgccATGTGTACCATGAGGGGCTGCCTGAGCCCCTCACCCTGAGATGGG aGCCTCCTCAGTCCACAGTCCCCATCATGGCAGTCAATGCTGGTCTGGTTCTCCTTGGAGCTGTGATCATTGGAGCTGTGGTGGCTgttgtgaggaagaggaggagaaacccaG cttttcttctcaCAGGTGGAAAAGGAGGAGACTATGCTCCAGCTTCAGGTAAGA ACATGGACAGTGACCAGAGCTCTGATGTGTCTCTCCCAGACTGTAAA GTGATTGTTCATGACTCTTGTTCTGTAGCGTGA
- the LOC101995135 gene encoding H-2 class I histocompatibility antigen, L-D alpha chain-like isoform X2, with amino-acid sequence MGAMAPRTLLLLLAAALAPTQTRAGSHSMRYFYTIVSRPGLREPRYVEVGYVDDKQFVRFDSDAETPRKEPRAPWMEQEGPEYWERSTQRTKNREQAFRGNLRTLLGYYNQSEGGSHTIQEMYGCDMGSDGRLLRGYKQFAYDGHDYIALNDDLTTWTAADTAAQITLSKWEQAGAGEISRAYLEGECVQSLRRYLENGKDTLLRTDPPKAHVTHHPGSKGDVTLRCWAMDFYPADITLSWQREEEEQTQDMELVETRPSGDGTFQKWASLVVPSGEEHKYTCHVHHEGLPESLTLRWEPPQSMVPIMAVIAGLVLLGAVIIGAVVAVVRKRRRNPGGIGGNYAPAPA; translated from the exons ATGGGGGCGATGGCGCCGCGCacgctgctcctgctgctggcgGCCGCCCTGGCCCCGACCCAGACCCGCGCGG GTTCGCACTCCATGCGGTATTTCTACACCATCGTGTCCCGGCCCGGCCTCCGGGAGCCCAGATATGTGGAAGTCGGCTATGTGGACGACAAGCAGTTCGTGCGCTTCGACAGCGACGCGGAGACTCCAAGGAAGGAGCCCCGCGCGCCATGGATGGAGCAGGAGGGGCCGGAGTATTGGGAGAGGAGCACACAAAGAACCAAGAACCGCGAGCAGGCTTTCCGAGGGAACCTGAGGACCCTGCTTGGCTACTACAACCAGAGCGAGGGCG GCTCTCACACCATCCAGGAGATGTATGGCTGTGACATGGGGTCCGATGGGCGCCTCCTCCGGGGTTATAAACAATTCGCCTACGACGGCCACGATTACATCGCCCTGAACGACGACCTGACGACGTGGACGGCTGCGGACACAGCAGCACAGATCACTCTGAGCAAGTGGGAGCAGGCTGGTGCTGGGGAGATCAGCAGGGCCTACCTGGAGGGCGAGTGCGTGCAGTCTCTGCGCAGATACCTGGAGAACGGGAAGGACACACTGCTGCGCACAG ACCCCCCAAAGGCACACGTGACCCATCATCCTGGATCTAAAGGTGATGTCACCCTGAGGTGCTGGGCCATGGACTTCTATCCTGCTGACATCACCCTGagctggcagagggaggaggaggaacagactCAGGATATGGAGCTGGTGGAGACCAGACCTTCTGGAgatggaaccttccagaagtggGCATCTCTGGTGGTGCCTTCTGGGGAGgagcacaaatacacatgccATGTGCACCATGAGGGGCTGCCTGAGTCCCTGACCCTGAGATGGG agcCTCCTCAGTCCATGGTCCCCATCATGGCAGTCATTGCTGGTCTGGTTCTCCTTGGAGCTGTGATCATTGGAGCTGTGGTGGCTgttgtgaggaagaggaggagaaacccaG GTGGAATAGGAGGGAACTATGCTCCAGCTCCAG CATGA
- the LOC101995135 gene encoding H-2 class I histocompatibility antigen, Q10 alpha chain-like isoform X1 — MGAMAPRTLLLLLAAALAPTQTRAGSHSMRYFYTIVSRPGLREPRYVEVGYVDDKQFVRFDSDAETPRKEPRAPWMEQEGPEYWERSTQRTKNREQAFRGNLRTLLGYYNQSEGGSHTIQEMYGCDMGSDGRLLRGYKQFAYDGHDYIALNDDLTTWTAADTAAQITLSKWEQAGAGEISRAYLEGECVQSLRRYLENGKDTLLRTDPPKAHVTHHPGSKGDVTLRCWAMDFYPADITLSWQREEEEQTQDMELVETRPSGDGTFQKWASLVVPSGEEHKYTCHVHHEGLPESLTLRWEPPQSMVPIMAVIAGLVLLGAVIIGAVVAVVRKRRRNPGGIGGNYAPAPDRDSAQSSDVSFQDCNGNTLRADIGRGRVDMIGFQGLPESPFSEWRVVGMLSSQ, encoded by the exons ATGGGGGCGATGGCGCCGCGCacgctgctcctgctgctggcgGCCGCCCTGGCCCCGACCCAGACCCGCGCGG GTTCGCACTCCATGCGGTATTTCTACACCATCGTGTCCCGGCCCGGCCTCCGGGAGCCCAGATATGTGGAAGTCGGCTATGTGGACGACAAGCAGTTCGTGCGCTTCGACAGCGACGCGGAGACTCCAAGGAAGGAGCCCCGCGCGCCATGGATGGAGCAGGAGGGGCCGGAGTATTGGGAGAGGAGCACACAAAGAACCAAGAACCGCGAGCAGGCTTTCCGAGGGAACCTGAGGACCCTGCTTGGCTACTACAACCAGAGCGAGGGCG GCTCTCACACCATCCAGGAGATGTATGGCTGTGACATGGGGTCCGATGGGCGCCTCCTCCGGGGTTATAAACAATTCGCCTACGACGGCCACGATTACATCGCCCTGAACGACGACCTGACGACGTGGACGGCTGCGGACACAGCAGCACAGATCACTCTGAGCAAGTGGGAGCAGGCTGGTGCTGGGGAGATCAGCAGGGCCTACCTGGAGGGCGAGTGCGTGCAGTCTCTGCGCAGATACCTGGAGAACGGGAAGGACACACTGCTGCGCACAG ACCCCCCAAAGGCACACGTGACCCATCATCCTGGATCTAAAGGTGATGTCACCCTGAGGTGCTGGGCCATGGACTTCTATCCTGCTGACATCACCCTGagctggcagagggaggaggaggaacagactCAGGATATGGAGCTGGTGGAGACCAGACCTTCTGGAgatggaaccttccagaagtggGCATCTCTGGTGGTGCCTTCTGGGGAGgagcacaaatacacatgccATGTGCACCATGAGGGGCTGCCTGAGTCCCTGACCCTGAGATGGG agcCTCCTCAGTCCATGGTCCCCATCATGGCAGTCATTGCTGGTCTGGTTCTCCTTGGAGCTGTGATCATTGGAGCTGTGGTGGCTgttgtgaggaagaggaggagaaacccaG GTGGAATAGGAGGGAACTATGCTCCAGCTCCAG ACAGGGACAGCGCCCAGAGCTCTGATGTGTCCTTCCAAGACTGTAATGGTAACACTCTGAGAGCTGATATCGGGAGGGGCAGAGTAGACATGATTGGGTTTCAGGGCCTCCCAGAATCACCTTTTAGTGAATGGCGGGTTGTTGGGATGTTGTCTTCACAATAA
- the LOC101995431 gene encoding H-2 class I histocompatibility antigen, Q10 alpha chain-like isoform X1 codes for MGAMAPRTLLLLLAAALAPTQTRAGSGSHRAPPPGSHSLLYFHSAVSRPGLGEPRFISVGYVDDTQFVRYDSDAENPRMEPRAPWVKQEGPEYWERETQIARSNQQTFRVNLRTALGYYNQSEGGSHTIQGMSGCDVGSDGHLLGGYRQEAYDGRDYIALNEDLTTWTAADTAAQITRRKWEQTGAAERYRAYLESRCVESLLRHLENGKDTLQRSDPPKAHVAHHPGPKGDVTLRCWALGFYPASITLIWQREEEEQTQDMELVETRPSGDGTFQKWASLVVPSGEEHKYTCHVYHEGLPEPLTLRWEPPQSTVPIMAVNAGLVLLGAVIIGAVVAVVRKRRRNPGGKGGDYAPASDMDSDQSSDVSLPDCKA; via the exons ATGGGGGCGATGGCGCCGCGCacgctgctcctgctgctggcgGCCGCCCTGGCCCCGACCCAGACCCGCGCGG GGTCGGGGTCTCACCGCGCGCCGCCCCCAGGCTCGCACTCGCTGCTGTATTTCCACAGCGCCGTGTCCCGGCCCGGCCTCGGGGAGCCCCGGTTCATCTCTGTCGGCTACGTGGACGACACGCAGTTCGTGCGCTACGACAGCGACGCGGAGAATCCGAGGATGGAGCCGCGGGCGCCGTGGGTGAAGCAGGAGGGGCCGGAGTATtgggagagggagacacagatCGCCAGGAGCAACCAGCAGACTTTTCGGGTGAACCTGAGGACCGCGCTCGGCTACTACAACCAGAGCGAGGGAG GCTCTCACACCATCCAGGGGATGTCTGGCTGTGACGTGGGGTCAGACGGGCACCTCCTCGGTGGGTACCGTCAGGAAGCCTACGATGGCCGCGATTACATCGCCCTGAACGAGGACCTGACGACATGGACGGCGGCAGACACGGCGGCGCAGATCACCCGGCGCAAGTGGGAGCAGACCGGTGCTGCAGAGAGATACAGGGCTTACCTGGAGAGCCGGTGTGTGGAGTCTCTGCTCAGACACCTGGAGAACGGGAAGGACACACTGCAGCGCTCAG ATCCCCCAAAGGCACATGTGGCCCATCATCCTGGACCTAAAGGTGATGTCACCCTAAGGTGCTGGGCCCTGGGCTTCTACCCTGCCTCCATCACCCTGAtctggcagagggaggaagaggaacagacTCAGGACATGGAGCTGGTGGAGACCAGACCTTCTGGAgatggaaccttccagaagtggGCATCTCTGGTGGTGCCTTCTGGGGAGgagcacaaatacacatgccATGTGTACCATGAGGGGCTGCCTGAGCCCCTCACCCTGAGATGGG aGCCTCCTCAGTCCACAGTCCCCATCATGGCAGTCAATGCTGGTCTGGTTCTCCTTGGAGCTGTGATCATTGGAGCTGTGGTGGCTgttgtgaggaagaggaggagaaacccaG GTGGAAAAGGAGGAGACTATGCTCCAGCTTCAG ACATGGACAGTGACCAGAGCTCTGATGTGTCTCTCCCAGACTGTAAAG CGTGA
- the LOC101995431 gene encoding H-2 class I histocompatibility antigen, Q10 alpha chain-like isoform X2, whose protein sequence is MGAMAPRTLLLLLAAALAPTQTRAGSHSLLYFHSAVSRPGLGEPRFISVGYVDDTQFVRYDSDAENPRMEPRAPWVKQEGPEYWERETQIARSNQQTFRVNLRTALGYYNQSEGGSHTIQGMSGCDVGSDGHLLGGYRQEAYDGRDYIALNEDLTTWTAADTAAQITRRKWEQTGAAERYRAYLESRCVESLLRHLENGKDTLQRSDPPKAHVAHHPGPKGDVTLRCWALGFYPASITLIWQREEEEQTQDMELVETRPSGDGTFQKWASLVVPSGEEHKYTCHVYHEGLPEPLTLRWEPPQSTVPIMAVNAGLVLLGAVIIGAVVAVVRKRRRNPGGKGGDYAPASGKNMDSDQSSDVSLPDCKVIVHDSCSVA, encoded by the exons ATGGGGGCGATGGCGCCGCGCacgctgctcctgctgctggcgGCCGCCCTGGCCCCGACCCAGACCCGCGCGG GCTCGCACTCGCTGCTGTATTTCCACAGCGCCGTGTCCCGGCCCGGCCTCGGGGAGCCCCGGTTCATCTCTGTCGGCTACGTGGACGACACGCAGTTCGTGCGCTACGACAGCGACGCGGAGAATCCGAGGATGGAGCCGCGGGCGCCGTGGGTGAAGCAGGAGGGGCCGGAGTATtgggagagggagacacagatCGCCAGGAGCAACCAGCAGACTTTTCGGGTGAACCTGAGGACCGCGCTCGGCTACTACAACCAGAGCGAGGGAG GCTCTCACACCATCCAGGGGATGTCTGGCTGTGACGTGGGGTCAGACGGGCACCTCCTCGGTGGGTACCGTCAGGAAGCCTACGATGGCCGCGATTACATCGCCCTGAACGAGGACCTGACGACATGGACGGCGGCAGACACGGCGGCGCAGATCACCCGGCGCAAGTGGGAGCAGACCGGTGCTGCAGAGAGATACAGGGCTTACCTGGAGAGCCGGTGTGTGGAGTCTCTGCTCAGACACCTGGAGAACGGGAAGGACACACTGCAGCGCTCAG ATCCCCCAAAGGCACATGTGGCCCATCATCCTGGACCTAAAGGTGATGTCACCCTAAGGTGCTGGGCCCTGGGCTTCTACCCTGCCTCCATCACCCTGAtctggcagagggaggaagaggaacagacTCAGGACATGGAGCTGGTGGAGACCAGACCTTCTGGAgatggaaccttccagaagtggGCATCTCTGGTGGTGCCTTCTGGGGAGgagcacaaatacacatgccATGTGTACCATGAGGGGCTGCCTGAGCCCCTCACCCTGAGATGGG aGCCTCCTCAGTCCACAGTCCCCATCATGGCAGTCAATGCTGGTCTGGTTCTCCTTGGAGCTGTGATCATTGGAGCTGTGGTGGCTgttgtgaggaagaggaggagaaacccaG GTGGAAAAGGAGGAGACTATGCTCCAGCTTCAGGTAAGA ACATGGACAGTGACCAGAGCTCTGATGTGTCTCTCCCAGACTGTAAA GTGATTGTTCATGACTCTTGTTCTGTAGCGTGA